One window of the Pseudomonas sp. S04 genome contains the following:
- a CDS encoding DUF2474 domain-containing protein: MADKQSLREIEEAEKKPLWHRLGWLAGIWVGSVLALFVVASLMRLFMNAAGLSTH, encoded by the coding sequence ATGGCAGATAAACAATCTTTGCGGGAAATCGAAGAGGCTGAAAAGAAGCCGCTGTGGCATCGGCTTGGCTGGCTGGCCGGGATCTGGGTCGGCAGCGTGCTGGCGCTGTTCGTGGTCGCCAGCCTGATGCGCCTGTTCATGAACGCCGCAGGCTTGAGTACCCACTGA